The nucleotide sequence CTTCTGAACAGCCTCGCCCAAACATTTTTTCACAGCTATTACTAACCACAAGGCGACCTTTCTCTATTATGACATCAGACGGAGGATAATATCTCGGCGGATTTCTAACAAAGACAACCATCTCTTATCTCTGTTGTATATAATCTTTATTCTACTAAGCCCAAAATTACAACGATTTGTGCtgaagattaaaaaaagaagaagcctcagTTGACAGCCCAAGCTACACATTACAGTGACAGAACTTCTGACACCATTCATGTATTATGCAACAGTGTGATTTAAAGAACCAATAAGCAGGGGGTGTTGAACTTCCCACCCACTCCCTGTCTATCTGACCATACCTTTTGCAAGAAAGGATCATTAGAGTTTGGCAACAGGGCCTAGCTGAAGGAGGAAAGGACTCTGGTGGACGGACCACTGGGCAGTAAGAGTGTTTGGCATGAGATGATTCAGCATTTCATGCCTACATGCCCATTTGGTCTTATAAACTTcacttccaaccttcagctttaCGTGACTTCTTCTCTATACAGCTTTCGGTGAATGCTGAAGGTACACCTCTTCACCCCGGCTTTTCACATCTGAAATgtgtgcataggagccaactccttggtgctgaggtcccccccccccaataaaatatttgaaggaactgctccccccccaaaaaaagttgatggTCATTGTCATTCAAATTATGTGCGTGCTACAACTTGTGATCGTGATTGATACAGGgaggggcttacctgccccaagcaatattttattgaagtcaGCACCcctgaatgtgtgtgttttctgggcCTACACTATTCCTGCGATTATaacctgttttaactgtttttaatttttaattttaaactgctgtaacccaccctgagacctgcctgtgaagggcaggcaataataataataataataataataataataataataatatgaatgaGAGGGTTTCTTTTAAAGATGTGGGTCTTCTGTCATGGTGTGTAACTTGAGCCTTATATAGCGAGTATATTTTTTTCAAGCTGGTGCATAACTAATTTTCTGCCATGAAAGGAGAATATTCTTCTGCTAGATTTATCACACACCCAAAACATGCTGCTTTATTTCTCTTCgtgacagggatgaggaacctgtggccctccagatgttgttcgactCCAGCTCCCTTTGGCCCTCGCCagcgatgggagttgtggtccagccacatctggagggtcacacacaggctccccatccttgctgAAAGGGAACATTGGCCCCCCACGCTCACTATTAGCCCTGGAAGCCATGCTCCTTGTATTTGCTGGCCATGTCGTTGCGGAACAGCTCCAAGGCCTTCCTCATTGCCGCTTGCGAATCAGCCCCAAAGTCTGCAGAATGTTTTTCAGCAATGACGCCAACAATTATTTCGCAAATGAACTGTGCGGAAAGaatgggagggaaagagaaatgtaAAGCTGGCAGCTTTCAAGGAAAGTACGTCTGAAATATCAAAGCAGGGAAGGTTATTTTCTACATTTCGGTGGGCAGACGTCGGATTTTTGGATCTACTTTGGCTTTTTATGAGAACCCCAAGATCTACCAACcaaaaccaagaagaagaagagtttggatttgatatcccgcttttcactacccgaaggagtctcaaagcggctaacattctcctttcccttcctcccccacaacaaacactctgtgaggtgagtggggctgagagacttcaaagaagtgtgactagcccaaggtcactcagcagctgcatgtggaggagtggagacacgaacccggttccccagattacgagtctaccgctcttaaccactacaccacacaagtacaaaaggaatgggaaagttccctgtctgaaactctggagagcacaTGGACCAACATTCTCACTCAGTAGAAATCAACTTCCTATAACCCAATGTTTGTATATACAGAGAGAGCAGAAAAGAACCTCCCATCTCTCTCCTGCTTTTATCCTGGTCAATCAAGGGCATTATTCCACTACCCCCCCCCATACAGACATACACTGCTGCCTACCTCAAGATACTTGAccgggattttgtgtgtgttggcgTGGGTCTGTGACAGGGGTGCAAGTTCTGCCTCGTGGTTCCCTTTCTGCTTTAGGATTTTGCCCAGGGCTGTGAGGACAGTCGTCCCATGCTTCTTGAGCTCTTCTGAACTCTTCATGTCATCCACTGTCTTCAGGTTTTTGAACTTGTCAAAGCGCTCCTGGGTCTCCGGGTGCTTCTGAAACATCCTGAAACAATTGAATTGAATAGCCCAGTAAATGTGGAGTACCGGTAAATGAGTGGCGGTGATTAAACTGGCTATCCATCAAAGATGCCACCTGTAAGACACCCATAGCTACCTGTATCATTTGTGTTCCCTGGTATCAGAGTAACTGGGAAATTGTGACAGGGTGAGAGTAACCCCTTCATAGGAAAACGGGAGTTTCAATCTTCAGAATGTCATTCGAATAACATTGCTGGGAATCTCCTGCAATTTAATGGGGCCACATTCCAAGCTTTGTTGGAAGAGAAATGCCCAGTTTCTGCTccaaagcccttaaaaaaaaccaacatggtCATCTCCCTATTTAAACTACTATTCATGTGCCTTTGAAGACAACCTAAAAACTGAAGCTAGTGAGGAATGCAGCCACACAGCCATATTAATGGGCACTTCTGCATGATGGCAGGCAACACCAATTTTGCAGGATCTACCTATATGTTACCAggcaggcccaattcaaggtgttaatACAGAAAAGTCCTTAACAGCCTGGAACTTACATATTTCTTGCAGTGCTTCTCCCCATATCAGCAAGCCAAACCCTGAGAACAACTGGGTGGGGGATGCATACAATCCCACCGATGACTGTAGGACATCACACAGGGAcccagagcagggccttttcccTGGTTGCACCAAAGCTAGGGAACCCTCTGTCTACAGACTTTGACACAGTTGGGATTTTGCCCTATAGCAAATATGCTCTTGTTCCCCCAGGCTTTCAGAGGCCATGTTTGCCTTGTCCGTTTTTGTCgttgtcgtcttcttcttcttcttcttcttcttcttcttcttcttcttctatcactcatagccAGTAAGAATGTCTTATTCCTctgttgattataattgttttattgctgtggtTTTAAATGGCATTTTAGGATTTGTACTTCTGGTGTTCAGATTAGGCACACAGGAACATCGGAAGCTGCGTCGTATCACAGCAGGTCCTTGGCTCATCtaattcaatattgtctacactgactggcagcagctctccaaggtttcagacaggaggttCTCTcagctacctggagatgccagggattgaacctggaaccttctgcatgcaaagcagatgcaccaccactgagctatggtctttgAATAACacatgtaaaccactttgaggtcaCCTTGTATCTGGCTGGCCATGATGGGGAACCAGAATGTAATCTAGATGGACTTtgacctaatccagcagggctcttcttaagctTTGATGTCAATACTGCCTCCAGTGCCAATGGAACCAGGATCTTTCCTTTAACCCCAAATTTTTGTCACTCACCCTGCTTAGCTCCATTTCATTACAGGTATTCCGATCATCCAAAGCATCTTTGCTAATAATAATGGAACTTCATCCTCAGGAAATTGCTTACAGGTACTTTGttggatccatggcttcctcctgttttgcttgcacaaagcttgcacAGCGGTTAGACTCTCCCCAgtttttattgaacattcattctgattttttttttatcctaaTGTGCCTGTGGCGTGTTTTCAATTTTTTCCTGTtattcattcatcccacatttttcagtgcatttcctaaccacaaaaaaattatgttttctttcatttttaaagtgGACATGTTTGTGCTAAGGCCACACAGTCCATTAACTGTGCAAACATAAATGtgcaaaataaatgtgcaaaatagaatccctcctgcaaaatagtaaCTATCTGGAGGCATACCATATATCTGAACAATTTTCTGTGCCCTTTTCCAAAAACCTCAGTTGGTTTGACATTCAGGAAGTAATAATGCAACTATGGTTCTAATCCTCTCTTTTATTGTGTGTTAATGACTCAGTCAGTAATGTCAATTACAAAAGCAACCTATATCTTATAGCAGCAGAGATCTATTTTAAAAGCTGATAAAAAATGGAGGCCAATAGGAATTAAAGCGTTCAGGTTTATCTGCAGAGTTATCTTCCCCTCTGTTCCACCCACATAATATAAGACACTTTGCAACGTTCCTAAGCTGATTCTTAAAAATGCCACTATGCTAACTTTGCAAGAAAGCTGCTTCTCAGATTTCGGTCACCGGCTTCTGCTTACCTAATGATAACTTCTTGCCCATGAGCAGGGAGGTCTGGTTCCACTTTCCCCCAGATGTCTATGACCTTCTGCCATTCCTGATCGCTGAGCCCCATAATGTCGCTGCTCAGGAAACAATGGAAAGTGAGCAGTCCGGCTATATAGATACAAGCAGCCTGTGCGTCCTTCCTCAAATGAATTGCAAGCAGAGAGATCTGTGGGCTTAAGAAGCTGACCTACAGATTGGCACCTGTCATTTGACAGCTCAGGTCTAGGTCACTCTGGTcaatcccttccctccctccctctctcttttcagtCAGGTGCTATTGTGGCAAGCCCAGAAGATGAAATAATTGCTGTGTCTGGTACTGGGCTGGCATAGATCCCATGCCCAACAGAAAGGGCATCGACAAGGT is from Lacerta agilis isolate rLacAgi1 chromosome 10, rLacAgi1.pri, whole genome shotgun sequence and encodes:
- the MB gene encoding myoglobin, which produces MGLSDQEWQKVIDIWGKVEPDLPAHGQEVIIRMFQKHPETQERFDKFKNLKTVDDMKSSEELKKHGTTVLTALGKILKQKGNHEAELAPLSQTHANTHKIPVKYLEFICEIIVGVIAEKHSADFGADSQAAMRKALELFRNDMASKYKEHGFQG